One Mucilaginibacter ginkgonis genomic region harbors:
- a CDS encoding DUF4249 domain-containing protein → MKIKSLKAGLIFMTAVAMICSCKESYVPPTPVGGTTNNLVVEGMINVSADSTVIRLSRTVKLTDTTSVKPELNAQLSVENDAGATYNLTSLGKGRYYATGHPLPSTSKYRLRIKTADGKTYLSDYVEAKISPPIDSVSWKAFSDRIEIYATTHDPNKASTYYKYDYTDAWEFHAAFQSQLKVVGSTIVTRNLPADDIFTCWSNSSSTLINLASSAKLSQDVIYQNRVNTIPSDAEKISVRYSILVKQRVLTKEEFDFWTNLQKNTEKLGSIFDAQPSVLSGNIHNINDANEVVVGYVTAGTEATQRIFINRSQLPISYHKADPNHCATDSLLYYNPLSGIHEVQEYILTNQQIPISGFNLPAQGIIGAPPICADCTLRGTKAKPSYW, encoded by the coding sequence ATGAAGATCAAAAGTTTAAAAGCAGGGTTAATTTTCATGACGGCTGTTGCGATGATCTGCAGCTGTAAAGAATCCTACGTGCCGCCGACCCCGGTTGGCGGGACAACCAACAATTTAGTTGTTGAAGGGATGATCAACGTAAGTGCTGATAGTACCGTCATCAGGCTTAGCAGAACGGTAAAATTGACAGACACCACATCTGTTAAACCCGAGCTTAACGCGCAATTGTCTGTTGAGAATGATGCCGGTGCAACCTATAACCTTACATCGCTGGGCAAAGGGCGGTATTATGCAACCGGACATCCCCTACCATCCACCAGTAAATATAGGTTGCGTATTAAAACTGCAGACGGCAAGACCTATTTGTCAGACTACGTGGAGGCAAAGATATCACCACCGATTGATAGTGTATCATGGAAGGCGTTCTCTGACCGGATTGAGATATACGCAACTACACATGATCCTAATAAGGCCAGCACTTACTATAAATATGACTATACTGATGCGTGGGAATTTCATGCTGCCTTTCAATCACAGTTAAAAGTGGTTGGCAGCACCATAGTAACAAGAAATTTGCCGGCCGACGACATCTTCACATGCTGGTCTAACAGTTCGTCAACTTTGATTAATCTGGCATCATCAGCCAAACTTTCACAGGATGTCATCTATCAAAATCGGGTTAACACTATACCTTCTGACGCCGAAAAAATAAGCGTGCGGTATAGCATTTTAGTGAAACAACGTGTGCTTACAAAAGAGGAATTCGACTTTTGGACCAACCTGCAAAAAAACACTGAAAAACTGGGCAGCATTTTTGACGCGCAACCCTCTGTACTAAGTGGTAATATACATAATATTAATGATGCCAACGAGGTTGTGGTAGGTTACGTTACTGCCGGAACAGAGGCCACCCAACGTATTTTCATTAACAGGTCGCAGCTTCCGATATCTTACCACAAGGCAGATCCAAATCACTGTGCAACAGATTCTTTGCTTTACTATAACCCATTAAGCGGTATCCATGAGGTGCAGGAATATATTCTTACCAATCAGCAGATACCCATAAGTGGCTTTAACCTTCCTGCACAGGGCATAATTGGTGCGCCACCCATTTGTGCAGATTGCACTTTACGTGGCACCAAAGCAAAACCATCCTATTGGTAA
- a CDS encoding TonB-dependent receptor: protein MKKFYLIMLFFIFKNAAASAQVAVVTAKFDNAGVKQFTTEIERQTAYKFFYDPIQMDSLRVTFTANALPVDSVLKTVFKNTSYNFAIDGKRVFLTKGKIIITQLAKSYGAAGFKQPAQSANISTLNNSMTDGGKTVVATTANKTYDIGLKTNEFKTGNAVLAGYLRDVKSGEAIVGASIYVPELKAGVASDQFGYYSFTLPRGMHTLVIKGIGMKDARRQIALYSDGKLDIDLQEQVTTLKEVKISSERVANVRSTELGVNRLDISSIKQVPTAFGESDVLRVVLTLPGVQSVGEATTGFNVRGGAADQNLILLNDMTIYNPSHFFGFFSAFDPDIVKDIELYKSSIPEKYGGRLSSVLDVTDREGNKKKFEGSAGIGLITSRINLEGPIDSGRTSFIFGARTTYANWLLSTLPRDYRNSRVSFYDVSFNLSHKIDAKNDLYLTSYLSHDNFKLNSDTAYGYNNKNIALKWKHNYNNKLYSVLTTGYDRYDYNVKSDVNPVNAYNLNFNINQSNFKADFTYYPNPKHTVGFGLSSIYYKLNPGSNQPLGSASLLTPDVVPPEQALESALYLGDKYDITPNFTINAGVRYSLYNFLGPYTVNNYAPNLPKETVNLLNSTTYGSGKVINTYHGPEVRLSARYAFGDNFSVKAGYNTLRQYIHLLSNTTAISPTDVYQLSDPNIKPQFGQQLSLGLYKNLENNTIETSVEVYYKKLTDYLDYKSGAVLVLNHHIETDVLPTQGKAYGVEFFVKKTAGKLNGWLSYTYSRTFLRQDDPSLGTLINGGAYYPANFDKPHAVNFTGNYRFKHRYSMSLNATYSTGRPITLPISRFYYDGGQRILYSDRNQYRIPDYFRTDLSFNIDGNHKVHQRFHNSWSFGVYNLTGRKNAYSTYFLQENGVVNAYKLSIFANPIPFINFNIKF from the coding sequence ATGAAGAAATTTTACCTGATCATGCTTTTCTTCATTTTTAAGAATGCTGCTGCCTCTGCACAGGTGGCCGTAGTTACTGCTAAATTCGATAATGCGGGCGTAAAGCAATTTACAACCGAGATAGAACGCCAAACCGCTTATAAATTTTTCTATGACCCTATCCAAATGGATAGTTTGCGGGTAACCTTTACTGCCAACGCGTTACCGGTAGATAGTGTTCTTAAAACAGTGTTCAAAAACACTTCTTACAATTTCGCTATTGACGGCAAACGTGTCTTTCTTACTAAAGGAAAGATCATTATTACGCAATTGGCTAAGAGTTATGGCGCTGCCGGCTTTAAACAGCCTGCCCAAAGTGCGAATATTTCAACGCTAAATAATTCAATGACCGATGGCGGCAAAACAGTGGTAGCTACAACCGCCAACAAAACATATGACATTGGCCTCAAAACCAATGAGTTTAAAACGGGGAATGCTGTACTGGCAGGTTATCTCCGCGACGTAAAGTCAGGGGAAGCAATAGTTGGTGCCAGTATCTATGTACCCGAATTGAAGGCGGGTGTGGCATCAGACCAATTTGGGTATTACAGCTTTACACTGCCCCGTGGTATGCACACCCTTGTAATTAAGGGTATTGGCATGAAAGACGCGCGCCGGCAAATTGCGCTTTACAGCGATGGCAAACTGGATATAGACCTGCAAGAACAGGTAACCACCCTTAAGGAAGTAAAAATATCTTCAGAACGGGTAGCAAATGTCCGCAGTACAGAACTTGGGGTAAACCGCTTAGATATATCAAGTATAAAGCAGGTGCCAACAGCATTCGGAGAGTCTGATGTGTTACGTGTTGTGCTCACCTTGCCGGGCGTACAATCGGTAGGCGAAGCTACCACTGGGTTCAATGTTCGCGGCGGCGCGGCAGATCAGAACCTGATATTACTTAATGATATGACGATCTATAATCCGTCGCATTTCTTTGGATTTTTCTCTGCCTTTGACCCCGACATTGTTAAGGATATAGAATTGTACAAAAGCAGCATCCCGGAGAAGTACGGAGGCAGGCTGTCTTCTGTATTGGATGTTACAGACCGCGAAGGGAACAAGAAGAAGTTTGAAGGATCTGCAGGCATAGGTCTTATAACCAGCCGTATAAACCTGGAAGGACCTATAGACTCCGGCCGCACATCTTTCATCTTTGGTGCGCGTACAACTTATGCTAACTGGCTTTTAAGCACCCTCCCGCGCGATTACAGGAATAGCCGGGTATCATTCTATGACGTAAGTTTCAACCTAAGCCATAAAATTGATGCTAAGAACGACCTGTACCTGACCAGTTACTTAAGCCACGACAATTTTAAATTAAACAGCGATACAGCTTACGGTTATAACAATAAAAACATCGCTTTAAAATGGAAACACAATTACAACAACAAGTTATACAGTGTATTAACCACGGGGTATGACCGTTATGATTATAACGTTAAAAGCGATGTAAACCCGGTTAATGCCTACAACCTAAACTTCAACATAAATCAGTCTAATTTTAAGGCCGATTTCACTTATTATCCAAATCCTAAGCATACTGTAGGTTTCGGCCTTAGCTCTATCTATTACAAACTTAATCCCGGTTCTAATCAGCCTCTTGGGTCTGCTTCATTGCTGACGCCCGATGTGGTGCCGCCAGAGCAGGCGTTAGAAAGCGCCTTATACCTTGGCGATAAGTACGACATAACGCCAAACTTTACCATTAACGCGGGTGTAAGGTATTCGCTTTATAATTTCCTGGGGCCGTATACGGTAAATAATTATGCGCCAAATTTGCCGAAGGAAACCGTTAACCTGCTAAATAGCACAACTTACGGCAGCGGCAAGGTCATCAATACCTATCACGGCCCGGAAGTAAGGCTATCTGCGCGATATGCGTTTGGCGATAACTTTTCTGTAAAGGCAGGTTACAATACTTTAAGACAATACATACACTTGCTGTCAAATACGACAGCTATCTCTCCAACTGATGTTTACCAGCTGAGTGATCCTAATATTAAACCGCAATTTGGCCAGCAACTATCATTAGGCTTGTACAAAAACCTGGAGAACAATACCATTGAAACGTCAGTAGAGGTTTACTATAAAAAACTCACAGACTATCTCGATTATAAAAGCGGCGCGGTTTTGGTCTTAAACCACCACATTGAAACTGATGTTTTACCAACGCAAGGCAAAGCCTACGGTGTTGAATTTTTTGTGAAGAAAACCGCAGGTAAATTAAACGGCTGGCTAAGCTATACCTACTCCCGTACCTTCCTGCGGCAAGATGATCCTTCTCTCGGTACATTAATAAACGGCGGCGCGTATTACCCTGCTAATTTTGACAAACCACACGCGGTAAATTTTACGGGTAATTACAGGTTTAAGCACAGATACAGCATGTCCTTAAACGCCACATACAGTACCGGCCGGCCAATAACATTGCCTATTTCGCGGTTTTATTATGACGGCGGACAGCGAATTTTATATTCAGACCGTAACCAGTACCGCATACCTGATTACTTCCGTACAGACCTTTCTTTCAACATAGATGGTAATCATAAAGTGCATCAGCGCTTTCATAATTCCTGGTCATTCGGCGTGTATAATTTAACGGGGCGAAAAAACGCTTATTCAACATATTTCTTACAAGAAAACGGAGTTGTAAATGCTTATAAGCTATCCATATTTGCCAACCCTATCCCTTTTATAAACTTCAATATCAAATTTTAA
- a CDS encoding TolC family protein: MKISTSVINVLFAIFFLAPIYCKAQTDTTAQVLTLSQAIDSALTNNLNVKKAQFDEGINDANLTLAKAALLPSITGTVAAYKVFGRVLDPTTNTFTDASVKLAQGNLYADVTLFQGFQRINQIKANKYLLEAGKNNTRKVKNDLVLSILTTYLQLLSNQELLKVAKQQLIVSREELRQQEKFFKVKQKTVADLAMAKSVYAGSDLNVINAQNEVERTYLLLSQLMERNPAHRFVAVSPSDDELNILNTRYTPADIYTRSLQNFPDVLLSLNRRLATEKAVSVARGKLLPTLSMGGTINTSYSSNLRTSVTTQITGLAPIGVVSTSGDQVVTPVYQSSVLSFGEQLKQNFNQAVGFTLVIPVLNGLQSRVNLRKAKILNQEARLDEQIVKTNLNKVINEAVLDLEAANKKYKAAQANFTSAKEAFSAMSDRYTVGLADGVDVLVAVTGRNVAEFNVIQAKYDLVFKSKLIDYYLGNPLSL; encoded by the coding sequence ATGAAAATCTCTACTTCTGTAATTAATGTCCTATTCGCAATATTCTTTCTTGCACCAATTTACTGTAAAGCACAAACAGACACCACCGCGCAAGTGCTTACCTTATCGCAGGCCATAGATAGCGCGCTAACTAATAACCTAAACGTTAAAAAGGCGCAGTTTGATGAAGGTATAAATGACGCGAACCTTACGCTGGCTAAAGCTGCCTTGCTGCCATCTATCACCGGTACGGTTGCCGCTTACAAGGTATTTGGCCGTGTGCTCGACCCAACAACCAACACATTTACAGACGCCTCTGTTAAATTAGCCCAGGGAAATTTATATGCCGATGTTACGCTGTTTCAGGGTTTTCAACGCATTAACCAGATAAAAGCGAATAAGTATTTGCTAGAAGCCGGTAAAAACAATACCCGCAAGGTAAAGAATGACCTGGTGCTATCTATTTTGACCACCTATCTGCAATTGTTGTCCAACCAGGAATTGTTAAAAGTAGCCAAACAGCAACTGATCGTATCGCGCGAGGAGTTAAGGCAACAGGAAAAGTTTTTCAAGGTGAAACAAAAAACCGTAGCCGACCTGGCTATGGCGAAGTCGGTTTACGCAGGCTCTGACCTGAACGTGATCAATGCGCAGAATGAAGTAGAGCGAACATATTTGCTGTTGTCGCAGCTAATGGAGCGCAACCCGGCCCACAGATTTGTGGCCGTAAGCCCGTCTGATGATGAGTTGAATATCCTTAATACCAGGTATACCCCTGCAGATATTTATACGCGGTCTTTGCAAAACTTTCCGGATGTGTTGCTCAGCCTTAACAGGCGATTGGCAACAGAGAAAGCAGTTAGCGTGGCAAGGGGAAAATTGCTGCCTACACTATCAATGGGTGGTACAATAAACACCAGTTACTCCAGTAATTTACGTACAAGTGTAACTACGCAGATAACAGGTTTGGCGCCGATAGGGGTGGTGTCTACCAGCGGCGACCAGGTGGTAACGCCCGTGTATCAAAGCAGCGTATTGAGCTTTGGTGAGCAGCTTAAACAGAATTTTAACCAGGCTGTAGGTTTTACATTGGTAATACCTGTGCTTAATGGTTTACAGTCGAGAGTGAATTTAAGAAAGGCTAAGATCTTGAATCAGGAAGCCAGGTTAGATGAACAGATCGTAAAAACTAACCTTAATAAAGTAATCAATGAAGCCGTTCTTGACCTTGAGGCCGCAAATAAGAAATATAAGGCGGCCCAGGCCAACTTCACCTCGGCGAAAGAGGCGTTCAGCGCAATGTCCGACCGTTACACTGTAGGATTGGCAGACGGCGTAGATGTTTTAGTGGCAGTAACCGGCCGTAATGTTGCCGAGTTTAATGTGATACAGGCTAAGTACGACCTTGTTTTCAAAAGCAAGCTGATAGATTATTATCTGGGTAACCCTTTGAGCTTGTAG
- a CDS encoding peptidase domain-containing ABC transporter: MANFDSFWNKVTALYEKVSTGITESAYYLKWKNAIANKRRLESIKIQQHDIMDCGAACLASVSSFYNLNVPIARIRQYASTDKKGTNVLGLLEAANKLGFSAKGVKGDVKNLKDVPVPTIAHVILREQLQHYVVIYKYTKDYIEIMDPGDGQMHQMPHEEFAQIWTGVLILIAPSEDFVTGDTKVSVERRFMFLLKPHKSMLLQVLLGAVVYTILGLATSIFLQNIIDHVLPEDNRNLLNLMGLTMVVIIFLQIFINHARTLITLKTGQQIDARLILGYYKHLLRLPQQFFDSMRVGEIISRINDAVKIRLFINEVLVTFAVNIFILIFSFMLMFSYYWKLAIIMLTIVPLFGVIYYFSNKVNRLTQRKLMENAADLQTQLVESVNAIPTIKRFGLESYANFKTETRFIQMLQTIYRSATNSLWIGNGSTLISSSFTVILLWSGSLFVLNKIITPGELLSFYSIIGYFMAPVAGLIGMNKTLQDARIAADRLFEIMDLEQESVENRAEMTPDMVGDIHFKDVHFRYGTRANVFEGLDLEIKKGQITAIVGESGSGKTTLLSLMQNIYPLMSGSIFIGDFDIKYITNESLRKIVSVVPQDVHLFAGNVTENIAVGELEPDMRRVVQICSELQITDFIERLPNGFNTFLGENGTSLSGGQRQRLAIARALYRDPEILILDEATSSLDSESEQHVQNAIALLREKQKTIIIIAHRLSTVMNADKISALHIGKLVEEGTHDELLKKKGYYYNMWQKQFPSEKRIYEMAKEAEQSFEQSHAAVERDSAAVSKKGAKSRVAPDADESRKDVIKKTKDATVKKAAGKVIADKATATKK; this comes from the coding sequence ATGGCAAACTTCGACAGCTTTTGGAACAAAGTAACAGCCCTGTATGAGAAAGTAAGCACCGGCATAACAGAATCTGCCTACTACCTCAAGTGGAAAAATGCTATTGCTAACAAACGTCGGCTCGAAAGCATTAAGATACAGCAGCATGATATAATGGACTGCGGTGCCGCGTGTCTGGCTTCCGTTTCTTCGTTTTATAATCTCAATGTGCCTATTGCCCGCATAAGGCAGTATGCTTCTACAGATAAGAAGGGCACTAATGTGTTGGGGCTTTTAGAAGCAGCCAATAAATTGGGTTTTTCTGCAAAAGGAGTTAAAGGTGATGTCAAAAACCTGAAGGATGTACCGGTGCCCACTATAGCACACGTGATCCTGCGAGAGCAGTTACAGCACTATGTAGTGATCTATAAGTACACAAAAGATTACATAGAAATTATGGACCCGGGCGACGGACAAATGCACCAGATGCCGCACGAGGAGTTCGCCCAAATCTGGACAGGTGTACTTATACTGATAGCGCCCAGCGAAGACTTTGTTACCGGTGACACAAAAGTATCTGTCGAGCGCAGGTTCATGTTCTTGCTGAAGCCGCACAAATCAATGCTGTTGCAAGTGTTGTTGGGGGCCGTTGTGTATACCATATTGGGCCTGGCAACATCCATATTCCTGCAAAATATTATCGACCACGTATTGCCGGAGGACAACCGCAACCTGCTAAACCTGATGGGTTTAACAATGGTAGTGATCATCTTCCTGCAGATCTTTATTAACCACGCGCGGACGCTGATTACGCTGAAAACAGGCCAGCAGATTGATGCGCGTTTGATATTAGGCTACTACAAACACTTGCTGCGCCTGCCGCAACAATTTTTCGACAGCATGCGAGTGGGCGAGATCATCTCGCGGATAAATGACGCGGTAAAGATCAGGCTGTTTATAAATGAGGTTCTGGTAACCTTCGCGGTGAATATCTTTATCCTGATCTTTTCTTTTATGCTGATGTTCAGTTATTACTGGAAACTGGCTATCATCATGCTCACGATAGTCCCGCTGTTTGGGGTTATTTATTACTTCTCAAACAAAGTGAACAGGCTTACCCAGCGTAAGCTGATGGAAAACGCTGCAGACCTGCAAACACAACTGGTAGAATCTGTTAATGCCATCCCAACTATTAAGCGCTTTGGATTAGAAAGCTATGCTAATTTTAAAACCGAAACGCGCTTCATCCAAATGCTGCAAACCATTTACCGCTCGGCCACAAACAGTTTGTGGATAGGCAATGGCAGTACCTTAATATCCAGCAGTTTTACAGTGATACTACTATGGTCCGGTTCTTTATTTGTATTGAACAAGATCATCACCCCGGGCGAGCTCCTCTCCTTTTATTCCATCATTGGTTATTTTATGGCACCGGTGGCCGGGCTCATTGGTATGAATAAAACTTTACAGGATGCCAGGATCGCTGCCGATCGTTTGTTCGAGATCATGGACCTGGAGCAGGAGTCGGTTGAAAACCGCGCAGAGATGACACCTGATATGGTTGGGGATATCCACTTTAAAGATGTTCACTTCAGATACGGCACCCGTGCCAATGTATTTGAGGGATTAGACCTTGAAATTAAGAAAGGACAAATTACCGCGATTGTTGGTGAGAGCGGTTCCGGTAAAACTACCCTTCTGTCGCTGATGCAGAATATCTATCCGCTAATGTCGGGGTCGATATTTATTGGCGACTTTGACATCAAATACATCACCAACGAAAGCCTTCGGAAAATAGTGAGTGTAGTACCCCAGGATGTTCACCTATTCGCGGGCAACGTTACCGAAAATATTGCCGTTGGCGAATTGGAACCTGATATGCGCCGTGTGGTACAGATATGCAGCGAGCTGCAGATAACAGATTTTATAGAGCGGCTGCCAAACGGGTTCAATACATTTTTGGGGGAGAACGGCACAAGTTTATCCGGCGGGCAACGGCAGCGTTTGGCCATAGCACGTGCGTTATACCGCGACCCCGAAATACTGATCCTTGATGAGGCCACGTCATCCCTCGACTCGGAGTCTGAGCAACACGTTCAAAATGCCATAGCGTTGCTTCGCGAAAAACAAAAGACCATCATCATCATTGCTCACCGCCTAAGCACCGTGATGAATGCCGATAAAATATCCGCGCTCCACATCGGCAAACTGGTAGAAGAAGGCACACATGATGAGTTGTTGAAGAAAAAGGGTTACTACTATAACATGTGGCAAAAGCAATTCCCTTCAGAGAAGCGCATTTATGAAATGGCCAAAGAAGCCGAGCAGTCTTTTGAGCAAAGCCATGCTGCTGTTGAGCGGGATAGTGCCGCGGTAAGCAAAAAGGGAGCAAAATCAAGGGTTGCACCGGATGCTGACGAAAGCCGGAAGGACGTCATCAAAAAGACCAAAGATGCAACTGTTAAAAAGGCCGCGGGTAAAGTTATAGCAGACAAGGCGACTGCAACCAAAAAATGA
- a CDS encoding HlyD family secretion protein, with product MEKTDAELFPADFMALTTEYHFHKYDPSTTLIYRIVLGFTLLALFSMFFIKINVNIKSAGVIKSPFEHNEVKTLVSAKVDSSFLKENMHVKKGQVLVVLKADAIAQKSLVVTNQEEEYKAQLADLQSLTQLIKSKNWSQHLNLKSELYSQQYVLFLQQLRNAGSVLDVAQKNYNRYSYLLKTRAVSAAEYDNANLTYRNALNDRQLVIDGQGTKWQAALNDLNVKMRDIQSTGQSVKEEKDYYTLRAPVSGTLQNVKGIEPGSVIAANEIVAEISPETGLIAEVYVLPKDIGLLRSDTKTNFQIDAYNYNQWGMLSGKVTSISNDIYVVEGQPPYFKVRCKLDDDKLKLKNGYVGRLKKGMSLQANFYVTRRTLFQLLYDKVDNWLNPNKLKTTVETSNTSNNS from the coding sequence ATGGAAAAAACAGACGCAGAACTATTCCCGGCCGATTTTATGGCGCTCACAACGGAATATCATTTCCATAAGTATGACCCCAGCACTACGCTCATATACCGCATAGTTTTGGGATTTACCCTGTTGGCGTTATTTTCCATGTTTTTTATCAAGATAAACGTCAATATAAAAAGCGCGGGAGTTATAAAATCACCTTTTGAGCATAATGAGGTAAAAACTTTGGTATCTGCCAAAGTTGATTCCAGTTTTCTTAAAGAAAATATGCACGTTAAAAAGGGTCAGGTCCTGGTGGTACTTAAAGCCGATGCTATTGCCCAGAAAAGCCTGGTTGTAACCAACCAGGAAGAAGAATATAAGGCTCAGCTGGCCGATCTTCAGTCACTTACGCAACTTATAAAGTCAAAAAACTGGTCGCAACATTTAAACTTAAAATCAGAGTTGTATAGCCAGCAATATGTGCTGTTCTTGCAGCAATTACGCAATGCAGGTTCTGTGCTTGATGTAGCCCAGAAGAACTACAACCGGTACAGTTACCTTTTAAAAACCCGCGCGGTATCAGCCGCCGAGTATGACAATGCCAACCTTACTTATCGCAACGCGCTAAATGACCGGCAATTGGTGATTGACGGGCAGGGCACTAAATGGCAGGCTGCCTTAAATGATCTGAATGTTAAAATGCGCGATATCCAGTCGACCGGTCAGTCGGTAAAAGAAGAGAAAGATTACTATACTTTAAGGGCGCCCGTTTCAGGTACGCTACAAAATGTCAAAGGTATTGAGCCGGGCAGCGTGATCGCCGCCAACGAAATTGTGGCCGAAATATCGCCGGAGACCGGCCTTATTGCCGAGGTGTATGTTTTGCCTAAAGACATTGGCCTTTTAAGATCAGACACTAAAACCAACTTTCAGATCGATGCCTACAATTACAATCAATGGGGAATGCTGTCGGGTAAGGTAACCTCTATCTCTAACGATATTTATGTGGTTGAAGGTCAGCCGCCCTATTTTAAGGTAAGATGCAAACTGGATGATGATAAGCTAAAACTTAAGAACGGGTATGTGGGCCGGCTAAAAAAAGGGATGAGTTTACAAGCTAACTTTTACGTAACCCGCCGTACTCTCTTCCAGCTTCTGTATGATAAGGTAGACAACTGGCTCAATCCGAATAAACTGAAAACAACTGTCGAAACTTCCAACACATCTAACAACTCTTAA
- a CDS encoding bacteriocin has product MKMQELNEQELKAVNGGSLFGGNDSSSQNAFGGALSIGNLLSTSNSSQDGDESNSSSTSVGNGISLDLAGIFNKVTS; this is encoded by the coding sequence ATGAAAATGCAAGAATTGAATGAGCAAGAATTGAAAGCTGTAAACGGCGGTAGCCTTTTCGGTGGAAATGATTCATCAAGTCAAAACGCTTTTGGCGGGGCATTGTCGATAGGCAATTTATTGTCTACATCAAACTCAAGCCAGGACGGTGACGAGAGCAACTCATCATCAACTTCAGTAGGTAACGGTATCAGTTTAGACTTAGCTGGTATCTTCAACAAAGTAACCAGCTAA
- a CDS encoding glycoside hydrolase 5 family protein — protein sequence MLISTTLKPFSFFFDDCWNNDPKPGIQPAPKTGIHNSGWVQDPGTHVNLPAHYPVLERYVKDVVATFAHDKRILLWDLYNEPGNSNKKESSLPLLAKTFEWARSSHPDQPLSAGLWDWSFEKLNAFQVANSDVITYHDYEEPNWHLRVIQMLKANGKPLICTEYMARPRGSRFDNVMPMLKEQHVGAINWGLVAGKTNTMYAWDTPIASGEEPKLWFHEVFRKDGTPYKQEETDLIKKLNGVK from the coding sequence TTGCTGATAAGCACCACATTAAAACCATTTTCGTTTTTTTTTGATGATTGCTGGAACAATGACCCGAAGCCTGGTATACAGCCCGCGCCCAAGACAGGTATCCATAATTCGGGCTGGGTGCAAGACCCGGGTACGCATGTGAACTTGCCGGCACACTATCCTGTATTAGAAAGATATGTAAAGGATGTGGTTGCCACTTTCGCGCATGACAAGCGCATACTGCTTTGGGACCTGTACAATGAGCCGGGCAATTCAAACAAAAAGGAGTCTTCTTTGCCCTTGCTGGCAAAAACCTTTGAGTGGGCAAGATCTTCACACCCGGACCAGCCGCTATCTGCAGGGTTATGGGATTGGAGTTTTGAGAAGCTAAACGCCTTCCAGGTCGCCAATTCAGACGTTATTACTTATCATGATTATGAAGAGCCAAACTGGCACCTGCGTGTTATACAAATGCTTAAGGCAAACGGCAAGCCGCTTATTTGCACAGAATATATGGCACGCCCGCGTGGCAGCCGTTTCGATAATGTGATGCCGATGCTTAAAGAGCAACATGTAGGCGCCATCAACTGGGGGCTTGTTGCCGGTAAAACTAATACCATGTACGCCTGGGATACTCCTATAGCAAGCGGCGAAGAGCCTAAGCTTTGGTTCCACGAAGTGTTCCGTAAAGATGGCACGCCTTACAAGCAAGAAGAAACAGACCTCATCAAAAAGTTAAACGGCGTTAAGTAA